Proteins co-encoded in one Brassica oleracea var. oleracea cultivar TO1000 chromosome C4, BOL, whole genome shotgun sequence genomic window:
- the LOC106342696 gene encoding ribosomal RNA small subunit methyltransferase produces the protein MAGGKIRKEKPKAPSNNYQGGISFHKSKGQHILKNPLLVDSIVQKAGIKSTDVILEIGPGTGNLTKKLLEAGKEVIAVELDSRMVLELQRRFQGTPYSNRLKVIQGDVLKTELPRFDICVANIPYQISSPLTFKLLFHPTSFRCAVIMYQREFAMRLVAQPGDNLYCRLSVNTQLYARVSHLLKVGKNNFRPPPKVDSSVVRIEPRKPQPQVNKKEWDGFLRVCFIRKNKTLGAIFRQKSVVSMLEKNFKTLQAVLASLNGSTGEAAVMDVGDQSMGLEDDDNEMEDDDEDMEMEEGQGGGGGEFKEKVMNVLKEGGFEEKRSSKLSQQEFLYLLSLFNKSGIHFS, from the exons ATGGCGGGAGGGAAGATAAGGAAGGAGAAGCCAAAGGCACCATCAAACAATTACCAAGGAGGAATCTCCTTCCACAAATCGAAAGGACAGCATATCCTCAAGAACCCTCTCCTCGTCGACTCAATCGTCCAGAAAGCAGGGATCAAGAGCACCGACGTGATCCTCGAGATCGGTCCAGGTACTGGTAACTTGACTAAGAAGCTTCTAGAAGCTGGTAAAGAGGTCATCGCCGTCGAACTCGATTCTCGTATGGTTCTCGAGCTTCAGCGCCGTTTCCAAGGCACTCCCTATTCTAACCGCTTGAAG GTGATCCAAGGTGATGTGTTGAAGACGGAGCTTCCACGGTTCGACATATGTGTGGCTAACATTCCTTATCAGATATCATCTCCTCTTACGTTCAAGCTTCTCTTCCACCCGACGAGCTTCAGGTGCGCTGTGATCATGTACCAGAGAGAGTTCGCGATGAGACTCGTTGCCCAGCCTGGAGACAACCTCTACTGCCGTCTCTCAGTCAACACTCAGCTGTATGCTAGAGTCTCCCACCTCCTCAAAGTGGGGAAAAACAACTTCCGACCGCCTCCGAAGGTGGATTCTTCTGTCGTTAGGATCGAGCCGAGGAAGCCGCAGCCTCAGGTGAACAAGAAGGAGTGGGACGGGTTCTTGAGGGTCTGTTTTATCAGGAAGAACAAGACTCTGGGAGCGATTTTCAGGCAGAAGTCTGTTGTTTCGATGCTGGAGAAGAACTTCAAGACTCTTCAGGCGGTGCTAGCTTCGTTGAATGGCTCTACTGGAGAAGCTGCTGTTATGGATGTTGGTGACCAGAGCATGGGTTTGGAAGATGATGACAACGAGATGGAGGATGATGATGAGGATATGGAGATGGAGGAAGGACAAGGAGGAGGAGGAGGAGAGTTTAAGGAGAAAGTGATGAATGTGTTGAAGGAAGGTGGGTTCGAGGAGAAGAGGTCTTCAAAGCTATCACAACAAGAGTTTTTGTATCTTCTTTCCTTATTCAACAAGTCTGGTATTCACTTCTCATAA
- the LOC106340803 gene encoding histidine kinase CKI1 → MVKVTKFVSSRPLVSLILLVVFGTIPIMIWCIATKNIRNNVDSLTEDIRSGLVSEIENIGRFIYPKTNSSTISLARVVDSFITNNNNIHFTEIQTQIAPVLFHAYSTIPEVSQVSYISTDGLLFSYITGINTSFAVFANSSGGDYTWYTQTIDQKTGLLNGDATRSQPLDVTNTDWFHAAQRDHITSFVGTGLGGEDNERLFQTVVSLDSKKGVVSLGFPVKSLTSDLNRLNLRGGELYMWTKDGTVLVYESSLNVSSFIPRDCSSGWVKETKGSKFEAYCSVLEVSGVPLSYTLMSHNKGIGTSISNAAMYMLIFMAIYAFFWPLGFVVCMVRAARREMDLRSSLINQMEATQQAERKSMNKSQAFAQASHDIRGSLAGITGLIDLCRQEVKPGSDVDASLQQMNVCTKDLVGLLNSVLDMSKIESGKMLLEEEEFNLAKLLEDVVDFFHPMAMKKKVDVVLDLHDGSILKSSNVRGDSGKLKQILNNLVSNAVKFTVDGHISIRAWAQKPGPKSSVVLASEPKGSVSMFSKLMLCMSKDQSSSSAYENEISNSIRNNANTMEFVFEVDDTGKGIPVEMRKSVFENYVQVRETARGQQGTGLGLGIVQSLVRLMGGEIRITEKAMGEKGTCFQFNVLLTTSETDVNAREEDIESVAGGDYVASTPNLGLTINTSSGGSMNIRHHLSPRFNNCLSSSPKQEASRVVLLLKDEERSRVTEKSIKILGIKVTVVEKWENLSNALERLFGFSPQSSMESSLRNELSSTSSRELPLIGTDGVDSRSQIPRRRSASFSAFVLLMIDANAGPFPEMSDIVEQFRRGLHHGIVCKVVWLNEPTGRGSERGDVCCLKPLHGSRLNRVLKMLPELGGIVPRESLLRHTLVATSPKGTTSCEIQEVEEEEEQSLRFNKKIGKTIMGPTASERETWAKSVRTVPKPVGNSEDERVTSNASCDELLKGKRVMVVDDNRITSSVATRKLKKMGVSEVRQCDNGNEAVRLVSEWLTQQGSVVDVLPFDYIFMDCQMPVMDGYETTREIRKVERNYGVHIPIIAVSGHRPGSTEAKDTIKAGMDAFLEKDMNQDQLGKIIREIESKRTVHATTVQ, encoded by the exons ATGGTGAAAGTTACAAAGTTTGTTTCTTCTCGTCCATTAGTCAGCCTCATCCTCCTG GTTGTTTTCGGAACCATACCCATCATGATATGGTGCATAGCAACGAAGAACATAAGAAACAACGTCGATTCACTCACTGAAGATATTCGGTCAGGTCTAGTTTCTGAAATCGAAAACATCGGAAGATTCATTTATCCAAAGACGAACTCATCTACAATCAGTTTAGCAAGAGTGGTAGACTCTTTCATCACCAACAACAACAATATACATTTCACGGAGATTCAAACACAG ATCGCACCAGTGTTGTTTCATGCTTACTCAACGATCCCTGAAGTCTCACAAGTGTCGTACATTAGTACAGACGGTCTCTTGTTTTCTTACATCACGGGAATAAACACAAGCTTCGCGGTTTTTGCCAATTCAAGTGGTGGAGACTACACTTGGTACACTCAAACCATTGATCAGAAAACCGGTCTTCTCAACGGCGATGCAACGAGATCTCAGCCGTTAGATGTGACTAATACAGATTGGTTCCATGCAGCACAGAGAGATCACATTACCTCCTTTGTGGGAACTGGTCTGGGAGGAGAAGATAACGAGAGACTGTTTCAGACAGTGGTTAGCTTGGACAGCAAGAAAGGAGTTGTTTCGTTAGGGTTTCCGGTTAAATCTCTTACCAGTGACTTGAACCGTTTGAATCTTCGTGGTGGAGAGCTTTACATGTGGACTAAGGACGGAACAGTACTTGTTTATGAAAGTTCACTCAATGTTTCTTCCTTCATCCCCAGAGATTGCAGTTCCGGTTGGGTGAAGGAGACCAAAGGATCGAAATTCGAAGCTTACTGCTCAGTTCTTGAAGTGTCTGGCGTCCCTCTG AGTTACACACTCATGTCTCACAACAAAGGAATAGGAACAAGCATCAGTAATGCGGCTATGTATATGCTTATTTTCATGGCTATTTATGCCTTCTTCTGGCCTCTAGGGTTTGTTGTGTGCATGGTGAGAGCAGCAAGAAGGGAGATGGATCTACGTTCATCGCTGATAAACCAAATGGAAGCAACACAACAAGCTGAGAGGAAGAGCATGAACAAGAGTCAAGCCTTTGCACAAGCTAGCCATGACATTAGAGGTTCCTTGGCCGGGATCACCGGTCTGATTGATCTCTGCCGTCAAGAAGTTAAACCTGGCTCTGACGTTGACGCTAGTCTTCAGCAAATGAATGTATGCACCAAGGATCTCGTTG GTCTGCTTAACTCAGTCTTGGACATGAGCAAAATCGAAAGCGGGAAGATGCTTCTAGAGGAAGAAGAGTTCAACCTAGCAAAGCTTCTCGAAGACGTGGTAGACTTCTTCCACCCTATGGCCATGAAGAAAAAGGTTGACGTGGTTTTGGATCTTCACGACGGCTCAATCTTGAAATCCTCCAACGTGAGAGGAGACAGCGGCAAGCTCAAGCAAATCCTGAACAATCTCGTGAGCAATGCGGTCAAGTTCACAGTGGACGGGCACATTTCGATCCGAGCTTGGGCCCAGAAGCCAGGGCCCAAGAGCTCCGTTGTCTTGGCATCAGAACCCAAAGGAAGCGTATCAATGTTTTCAAAGCTCATGTTGTGCATGAGCAAAGACCAGTCTTCATCATCAGCCTATGAGAATGAGATATCTAACTCGATAAGAAACAACGCGAACACTATGGAGTTTGTGTTTGAGGTGGACGATACGGGGAAAGGGATACCTGTGGAGATGCGTAAGTCTGTGTTTGAGAACTACGTTCAGGTGAGAGAAACAGCTCGAGGACAGCAAGGCACTGGACTAGGTTTAGGGATTGTGCAGTCTCTGGTGAGGTTAATGGGAGGAGAGATAAGAATCACTGAGAAGGCGATGGGAGAGAAGGGAACTTGTTTCCAGTTCAATGTTTTGTTGACAACCTCAGAGACTGACGTGAACGCGAGAGAGGAGGACATTGAATCAGTAGCAGGAGGAGATTACGTGGCATCCACGCCAAACCTCGGCTTGACGATAAACACTTCTTCGGGAGGTAGTATGAACATACGTCACCACCTGAGTCCTAGGTTCAACAACTGTCTCAGCTCCAGTCCAAAGCAAGAAGCTTCACGAGTGGTTCTCCTTTTAAAAGACGAAGAACGGAGCAGAGTCACGGAGAAGAGCATAAAGATACTTGGGATCAAAGTCACTGTGGTTGAAAAATGGGAGAATCTGAGTAACGCCTTGGAGAGACTCTTTGGGTTTTCGCCACAGAGCTCCATGGAGTCTAGTTTGAGAAACGAGTTATCAAGCACGAGCTCGAGGGAGTTGCCTTTGATCGGAACGGATGGTGTTGATTCAAGAAGTCAAATTCCTCGAAGGAGAAGCGCCAGCTTCTCAGCGTTCGTTCTTCTGATGATTGATGCAAACGCTGGACCGTTTCCTGAGATGAGTGATATTGTTGAGCAGTTTCGTAGAGGCTTGCACCATGGCATAGTCTGTAAAGTTGTTTGGCTTAACGAGCCTACCGGCCGTGGAAGTGAGAGAGGGGACGTTTGTTGTCTGAAGCCTTTGCACGGATCTCGTCTTAACCGAGTGCTGAAGATGTTGCCTGAGCTTGGAGGAATCGTTCCAAGAGAGTCGCTGCTGAGGCATACTCTTGTTGCGACATCACCAAAGGGTACTACGAGTTGTGAGATCCAAGAGGTAGAAGAAGAAGAAGAACAGAGCTTAAGGTTTAACAAAAAAATAGGCAAGACAATAATGGGACCAACAGCTTCAGAGAGGGAGACTTGGGCCAAGTCAGTACGTACTGTTCCAAAGCCTGTTGGGAACTCGGAGGACGAGCGAGTAACATCCAATGCGAGCTGTGATGAACTCTTGAAAGGAAAAAGAGTTATGGTTGTTGATGACAATCGAATAACATCTTCTGTTGCAACAAGAAAGCTGAAGAAGATGGGAGTGTCAGAGGTCAGACAATGCGACAACGGGAACGAAGCTGTGAGATTAGTTAGTGAATGGCTTACACAACAAGGTTCAGTAGTAGATGTGCTTCCGTTTGACTACATATTCATGGACTGCCAG ATGCCAGTGATGGATGGATATGAAACAACCAGAGAGATTAGGAAAGTGGAGAGAAACTATGGTGTGCATATACCAATTATAGCTGTATCTGGTCATAGACCTGGCTCAACGGAAGCAAAAGATACCATAAAAGCTGGAATGGACGCCTTCTTAGAGAAAGACATGAATCAGGACCAACTTGGGAAGATCATCAGAGAAATCGAAAGCAAGAGGACTGTCCATGCAACAACTGTTCAGTAG
- the LOC106342697 gene encoding calvin cycle protein CP12-1, chloroplastic-like translates to MTSIAATGLNVATPRAFVRTAARLSAPVRLNYPWKFSSVKRMVMSVKATSEGEIISVKVEKSIQEAKETCADDPVSGECVAAWDEVEELSAAASHARDKKKAGGSDPLEEYCSDNPETDECRTYDN, encoded by the coding sequence ATGACAAGCATAGCTGCAACCGGTCTCAACGTCGCGACTCCACGAGCGTTCGTTCGAACGGCGGCGCGTCTGTCCGCTCCGGTCCGTTTGAACTACCCGTGGAAATTCAGTTCGGTGAAACGGATGGTTATGTCGGTTAAGGCGACATCGGAAGGAGAGATCATATCGGTTAAGGTGGAGAAGAGTATTCAGGAGGCGAAGGAGACTTGCGCGGACGATCCGGTGAGCGGAGAGTGTGTGGCAGCGTGGGACGAGGTGGAGGAGCTGAGTGCAGCGGCGAGTCATGCAAGGGACAAGAAGAAGGCTGGTGGATCGGATCCTTTGGAAGAGTACTGCAGTGATAATCCTGAGACTGATGAGTGCCGTACTTATGATAACTGA